CAGTAAAGTTTCTTGTTCTCTGTCCCAAATATCTTTAAACACAAACAGGCTATGGGCAAAAGCCAAAATTGTCGTCAGTATGTTGAAATAGGCCGCTGGTCTTGGCCCTGTTCTGCGAATAATTCCGATTGCCCACGGTATAGTTAAAATAGCACCTATTAAACCATAAAAAGGCACCAACCAACTTGTTGTGTAGAGAAGATGATTCATTTAAATTTCCTGAGACGACTGAGGATGGAATACCTTTTTTTAAATCAGCTTTAATAAAATGTATTTTTTATAATTTAGCTTGAATTTACACCCTTAAAAAAATTGTTATAACAAAATAAAAATATTTAGTTATCCCACTATCCTCTACTTATAGCATTGGAATTCCTACTTCTACATCGTTAGTTTATATCGAATATTAGAAAAACTTATACACTTTTCCTGCTGTGCTTATATAGACAGCACAAAACAGAGAAAGACAGTTAGGGGAAACCCTTGAGCCTCCTGTTGTTTCTCCTCGTTACAGAATTGTAGAGTTTGTTAACCCAGGTTTAACAAATGTAATTAAAAAATTATAAAACCCAATTGGCTGCTCTAGCAATCCGTAAAATTCCATTAGCCAGAGGGCACTATTAATTTTTGTTAAGTTTTCTTAAACAGTTTTATCATAAACTATTATAGTAATTTATATTGCCAGGGACGCCAAGCTTTCCTATGCTTAATTTGGGAGTGTTTTCTTAGCTCAAGATCAGCTTAAGCGTCAAAAATTTCAAACCTCAGTACTGATTGGATTAATTTTTTAGGAGTTCTGCGATGCCAATTGCAGTTGGAATGATTGAAACAAAAGGTTTTCCGGCGGTAGTAGAAGCTGCTGATGCGATGGTGAAAGCCGCACGTGTAACCTTGGTAGGATATGAAAAAATCGGTAGCGCACGGGTAACAGTGATAGTCCGGGGAGACGTGTCTGAGGTACAAGCTTCAGTAGCGGCTGGGGTGGAAGCCGCCAGAAGAGTAAATGGCGGTGAAGTAGTATCCACTCACATCATTGCCCGTCCCCATGAGAACCTAGAATACGTCTTGCCGATTCGGTATACCGAAGCAGTAGAACAGTTCCGCACATAAAAACTGGTAAAACAAAGTAATTAAGGCTATTTGACGAATTGAGTACTTCTGTTGTCCAGATTGAGAAACTTGATTAAGGATTAGAAAGAATGTCCATCGCAGTGGGAATGGTAGAAACGCTAGGCTTTCCAGCGGTAGTGGAAGCAGCGGACGCAATGGTAAAAGCGGCTCGCGTCACTCTGGTAGGCTATGAAAAAATCGGTAGCGGTCGGGTGACAGTCATCGTTAGAGGCGACGTTTCCGAAGTCCAAGCTTCCGTAGCAGCGGGAGTAGAATCTGTCAAGCGAGTGAACGGTGGACAAGTCCTGTCTACCCACATCATCGCCCGTCCTCACGAAAACTTAGAATATGTCTTGCCAATTCGTTATACAGAAGACGTAGAGCAATTCCGGGAAAACGTGAACGCGATTCGTCCTTTTGGTAGAAGACCGTAATAGCTAATGCAAATTGCTAAAGTTCGTGGCACAGTAGTTAGCACGCAAAAAGAACCAAGTCTTCGAGGTGTCAAACTACTGATGTTGCAGTTAGTAGATGAAGCAGGAAACCTGCTGCCCAACTATGAAGTAGCGGCGGATACCGTGGGAGCAGGAGTAGATGAGTGGGTACTAGTCAGCAGAGGTAGTGCGGCTCGTCAAGTTCCTGGTAATGAACAGCGTCCATTGGATGCAGCAGTGGTGGCGATAATTGATACTATTCACGTAGAAGATCGTCTCATTTACAGCAAAAAAGACCAATACAGATAGTCAAGAGTCAAGAGTCAAGAGTCTGTTAATTATGGACGATTGACTATGGACTATTGACTATAGAAGCTTATTTTAGGAGGAATCTCACAATGGCAGTCAGCAGCACGGCGGCGCCCCCAACCCCGTGGTCGAGGAATTTAGCTGAGCCAAAAATCCATGAAAGCACATTTGTACATTCCTTTTCCAATATTATTGGAGACGTGCGGATAGGTGCAAATGTAATCGTTGCTCCGGGAACTTCGATTAGAGCGGATGAAGGCACACCTTTTTACATTGGTGAAAACACCAATATTCAAGATGGTGTAGTGATTCATGGGTTGGAACAAGGCCGAGTAATTGGTGATGACCAAAATCAATACTCGGTATGGATTGGCAAAAATGCTTCCATTACCCACATGGCGCTCATTCACGGACCGGCTTATGTTGGGGATAGTTCCTTCATTGGCTTTCGCTCCACAGTGTTTAATGCCAGGGTAGGAGCAGGTTGCATCGTCATGATGCACGCTTTGATTCAAGATGTAGAAATTCCCCCAGGTAAATATGTACCTTCGGGAGCGATAATTACTAGTCAGCAGCAAGCAGACCGCTTACCAGATGTCCAAGACCAGGATGAGCAATTCGCCCATCATGTAGTTGGAATAAATCAGGCACTGCGAGCTGGTTATCGCTGTGCAGCCGATAAGAAATGTATAGCACCCATTCGGGACGAGAACGCTAAATCTTATACAAGTAACGGAATTACTGTTTTAGAGTTAGAAAGGAGTAGTGAAGTGGCGAACAATGGTTTGGGTGCAGAAACAATCGAACAAGTGCGCTATTTATTAGAGCAAGGGTATAAGATTGGCACGGAACACGTAGACCAAAGAAGGTTCCGCACCGGTTCTTGGACTAGTTGCAAGCCAGTGGAAGCAAGAACATTAGGAGAAGCGATCGGCGCTTTAGAAGGTTGTCTAGCAGACCACAGCGGTGAATATGTCCGGCTGTTTGGGATTGACAGCGGTAGACGACGTGTCCTAGAAACCATCATCCAACGTCCAGATGGCACAGTAGCCACACCAGCCAGCTTTAGAGCGCCTGTAAATCAGTCTAACGGCAGCAGCTACAGCAGCAATGGTAATGGTAACGGTAATGGTAATGGCAAACTCAGTGCCGAAACTATCGAGCAAATCCGCCAACTATTGGCTGGTGGGTACAAAGTTGGCACAGAACACGTAGATGAGCGGCGATTCCGCACGGGTTCTTGGCAAAGTTGTGAGCCAATTAACGTAAATTCGACAAATGAAGTCATCGCCGCCTTAGAAGACTGTATAGTCAACCATCAAGGCGAATATGTGCGCTTAATTGGCATTGACCCCAAAGCCAAACGGCGAGTGTTAGAAAGCATAATTCAACGGCCTAATGGTCAAGTTAGCCCAGCTAGCAGCCAGAAGCAGTCATTTGCTAGTACAACTGCAGCCCCTACAACCGCAACTGCTACCAGTAACCGCCTGAGTGCTGAAGTAGTAGACCAACTACGACAACTCTTGACAGGTGGCTATAAAATTAGCGTAGAACACGTAGACCAAAGACGCTTCCGCACAGGTTCTTGGACTAGCGCAGGTCAAATTCAAGCCTCCTCAGAAAGAGAAGCGATCGCCGCCTTAGAAGCGCACATCGCCGAATATGAAGGGGAATATGTCCGGTTAATTGGTATCGAACCCAAAGCCAAGCGTCGGGTATTGGAAGCGATTATCCAACGGCCATAAAGAGTTATCGGTTACCTAACTCCTAACTCCTAACTCTCTAAGTTTTGTCCGGCTTCCGAGGTGATAATTTCCATGTCTGTGCCGCCACTGCGCCTCAGTAATAATTTTGAATCCTACATTAGTGGCGAGGTGAGTATTCATCCAAGTGCGGTACTCGCACCAGGGGTGATACTCCAAGCGGCTACAAACAGCAAGATCATCATCGGTCCTGGGGCCTGTATTGGTATGGGGTCGATTCTCCAAGTTTATGAAGGAACCCTAGAAGTAGAAGCCGGAGTGAACTTGGGAGCCGGTTTCCTGATGGTTGGCAATGGTAAAATTGGTTCAAATGCTTGTATTGGTTCTGCTACAACAGTTTTCTACTTTTCGGTGGCACCAGGACAAGTAGTTGCACCAGGTTCAATTTTGGGTGACACCAGTCGCCAGATTCGGCAAATTACAGAACCTGAACCTTCCATCACTCACTCAGATTCGACAATTACACAAGACCAGAAGGAAGAACCAGAAAATCAGACAAAGGAACAAAAGCTTTCAGGTGAGGAAAAACCGATTTCTTCAACTAAAACCTCGGCAGCCCCTGTTCTAGAGTTAGAATACCAGACTATTTCCTTCTCAAGTCCTGTTACCACTCCCAACAGCGAATCTCCTCCCGTCGAGGAAATCGCCGCAGCGCCTACAGAAATTAACGATGATTCTCAACGCAGCCCCCCTGCTACTGAATCTGTGAATACTTTTGGTACTCAAATTTACGGTCAAGGAAGCATACAAAGACTATTAATCACATTATTTCCACATCGGCAAACCTTGAGCGAACCAATCTCTGACAATCAGTCTGAGTAAGTGTTAATTGTAAGTTGTTAGTTTCGTGAGTATCCTGGAAAATTCACATGGAAACATTTCATCAACGGCCTATTAGCACAATCCAGGCATCCCAGCGTCGAGACAGCCTCAAAGATACTGCCTTGGGTTTAGTATCTACCAAAAGCTTTCCAGCGATTGTTGGCACGGCGGATATGATGCTCAAATCGGCAGGAGTTCATCTAATAGGCTATGAAAAAATTGGTAGTGGACACTGTACAGCCATTGTTCGGGGTGGTATCGCTGATGTCCGTCTTGCCGTAGAAGCTGGTGTCCAAACTGCTGAACAGTTTGGTCAGCTGGTTTCTAGCTTAGTGATTGCCAGGCCTTTTCCTAACTTAGATGTAGTGCTACCCATCACAAATCGTCTCAGTAAAATCATGGAAGAGGGCGGTTATAGCCGCCTGAGTAATCAAGCAGTTGGATTAGTAGAAACACGGGGCTTTCCGGCGATGGTAGGAGCATGTGATGCCATGCTCAAAGCTGCTGATGTTCATTTGGCAGCGTATGAAAAAATCGGTGCGGGTTTGTGTACAGCCATTATTCGTGGCTCCGTGGCAAATGTTGCGGTAGCAGTGGAAGCGGGTATGTACGAAGCAGAACGCATTGGAGAATTAAACGCTGTGATGGTGATTCCTCGTCCCTTAGATGAATTAGAGCAAACTTTGCCATTAGCAAGTTGCTGGATAGAAGAACGTCAACCCTTAAAGTTGCCCGTCAATATCAAGGAACAAGTTGCCGAATTAGAAGTACTTCAGTTGCCAGATTTAACCAAGTTACCCGTCAAAATTCCAGAAGAATGATGGAATGATGAATGGTGAATATGAATTAGGAATGATGAATTGTGGGCAATCCTCATTCAGCATTCAGCATTCAGCATTCATCTTAAACTGGAAGGCATCTTACGCTTTGCTTGTTGTTTTGATGATAACTTCTCATTACCATAAATAAAACATGTTTTTTTAATAGGGATGATAGATTATTGTCTATAATAAAACTCATAACTTTTCTATAACCAAAGCTATGACATATGCAAGTGTTCAGTGATACTAGATTTATATCTATGAATCCCCATTAAGAGGAGAATCACCCTTGAACCAAGCGACGCTACACCAGTTGAAGGTGTTCGAGGCTGCAGCTCGGCACAGTAGTTTTACGCGTGCGGCCGAGGAATTATTTCTCACCCAACCCACCGTTTCTATGCAGATTAAGCAACTGACAAAATCGGTAGGTTTACCATTGTTTGAACAAGTGGGTAAGCGCTTGTATCTAACTGAGGCGGGAAGAGAATTATTTGCCACTTGTCGGCAAATTTTTGAGAATATAGCTCAATTTGAAATGAAGGTGGCAGATTTAAAAGGGCTAAAACAGGGGAAATTACGTTTAGCCGTAATTACAACAGCAAAATATTTAGTACCTCGGTTGTTAGGGCCTTTTTGCCAACTTTATCCAGGAATTGATATCTCTCTACAAGTAACCAATCATGAAGGGATTTTAGAGAGGATGATGAATAATCTGGATGACTTGTATGTGATGAGCCAAGTTCCAGAAAATCTCGATGTCAATTGTCAACCATTTTTAGATAATCCTTTGGTAGTATTTGCACCAATTAATCATCCATTGACGAAAGAGCAAAACATCCCCATCCAACGCCTGGCCAATGAACCTTTTATTATGCGCGAACCTGGTTCAGGAACACGCCGCGCTGTCCAAAGTTTGTTAGAAAAACATGGAGTGGCTGTGAAAGTTAAGCTGGAATTGGGGAGTAACGAAGCAATTAAACAAGCGATTGCTGGTGGGTTAGGAATTTCGGTTTTATCTCGCCATACCTTAATCACAGAGACTTCAGATCTCAGCATTCTCGATGTTCAGCACTTTCCCATTAAACGCACTTGGTACATGGTTCACCCCTCTGGTAAACAGTTATCTATTGTTGCTCGTACCTATTACGAGTATCTGCTAGATGCAGCTAAGAAGTTTGTCGAGCAAAATACTGCTTTTGCTTGGGGGACCTTTGAGCAAGATCAAGGCTAGGGAGTGAGGAGTTAGGAGTGAGGAGTTAGGAGTGAAGAGTTAGGAGTTAGGAGTGAGGAGTTAAGAGTTAGGAGTGGATTATTTTTTATTTTTCTTTCAACTTGTTGATTGAAGTTGTTAATATCTTAATAATTCTTTCATTACTCATTACTCATTACTCATTACTCATTACTCATTATTCAGGAGTTAGGAGTTAGGAGTCAATACTGCGTAGGTTAAGCCCGAAACCTCGCCCTGCAATAAATTGATTGCTCATAGCTTTGTAGGGGATCTAGGACTAGATCCCCTACAAAGCTTACTAGGTAGGCTTTTAACCCATTGAAATGGGTTTAAGCTTGAAGCTAGAAATTTATTTCCCGGCTCAAAACCTACGCAGTATTGATTCCTAACTCAGCTGGCTTGACCAAGCCAATTTTAGATTTTAGATTTAATCCAAAATCCAAAATCGGTTGACGGTGAGGCCTTTCACGATTAACAATAAACCTGCAGCACCATTAACAATGGGGGAAAACTGGCAGTGGTTAATCCAGAAATAGCACCTTCACGGAAAATAGTAGAAAGTCAGATTGTCGCTGTTACCGTTTATAGTGACAAAGCTCTAGTTACACGCCGGGGTATCGTTACCTTAACAGGCGCGGAACGGGAATTAGTGATTACACCATTGCCGGTGACTCTGGAAACTGAGTCGGTTAGGGTTAGTGGTAAGGGTACTGTAGGGGTGCGCTTGCTAGGAGTCAGCAGCGATCGCCTTTACACTACTGAACCTGTGGCGGA
The Gloeotrichia echinulata CP02 DNA segment above includes these coding regions:
- a CDS encoding BMC domain-containing protein, whose amino-acid sequence is MPIAVGMIETKGFPAVVEAADAMVKAARVTLVGYEKIGSARVTVIVRGDVSEVQASVAAGVEAARRVNGGEVVSTHIIARPHENLEYVLPIRYTEAVEQFRT
- a CDS encoding BMC domain-containing protein, whose protein sequence is MSIAVGMVETLGFPAVVEAADAMVKAARVTLVGYEKIGSGRVTVIVRGDVSEVQASVAAGVESVKRVNGGQVLSTHIIARPHENLEYVLPIRYTEDVEQFRENVNAIRPFGRRP
- a CDS encoding EutN/CcmL family microcompartment protein, which translates into the protein MQIAKVRGTVVSTQKEPSLRGVKLLMLQLVDEAGNLLPNYEVAADTVGAGVDEWVLVSRGSAARQVPGNEQRPLDAAVVAIIDTIHVEDRLIYSKKDQYR
- a CDS encoding ribulose bisphosphate carboxylase small subunit, encoding MAVSSTAAPPTPWSRNLAEPKIHESTFVHSFSNIIGDVRIGANVIVAPGTSIRADEGTPFYIGENTNIQDGVVIHGLEQGRVIGDDQNQYSVWIGKNASITHMALIHGPAYVGDSSFIGFRSTVFNARVGAGCIVMMHALIQDVEIPPGKYVPSGAIITSQQQADRLPDVQDQDEQFAHHVVGINQALRAGYRCAADKKCIAPIRDENAKSYTSNGITVLELERSSEVANNGLGAETIEQVRYLLEQGYKIGTEHVDQRRFRTGSWTSCKPVEARTLGEAIGALEGCLADHSGEYVRLFGIDSGRRRVLETIIQRPDGTVATPASFRAPVNQSNGSSYSSNGNGNGNGNGKLSAETIEQIRQLLAGGYKVGTEHVDERRFRTGSWQSCEPINVNSTNEVIAALEDCIVNHQGEYVRLIGIDPKAKRRVLESIIQRPNGQVSPASSQKQSFASTTAAPTTATATSNRLSAEVVDQLRQLLTGGYKISVEHVDQRRFRTGSWTSAGQIQASSEREAIAALEAHIAEYEGEYVRLIGIEPKAKRRVLEAIIQRP
- a CDS encoding transferase, whose product is MSVPPLRLSNNFESYISGEVSIHPSAVLAPGVILQAATNSKIIIGPGACIGMGSILQVYEGTLEVEAGVNLGAGFLMVGNGKIGSNACIGSATTVFYFSVAPGQVVAPGSILGDTSRQIRQITEPEPSITHSDSTITQDQKEEPENQTKEQKLSGEEKPISSTKTSAAPVLELEYQTISFSSPVTTPNSESPPVEEIAAAPTEINDDSQRSPPATESVNTFGTQIYGQGSIQRLLITLFPHRQTLSEPISDNQSE
- a CDS encoding BMC domain-containing protein, translating into METFHQRPISTIQASQRRDSLKDTALGLVSTKSFPAIVGTADMMLKSAGVHLIGYEKIGSGHCTAIVRGGIADVRLAVEAGVQTAEQFGQLVSSLVIARPFPNLDVVLPITNRLSKIMEEGGYSRLSNQAVGLVETRGFPAMVGACDAMLKAADVHLAAYEKIGAGLCTAIIRGSVANVAVAVEAGMYEAERIGELNAVMVIPRPLDELEQTLPLASCWIEERQPLKLPVNIKEQVAELEVLQLPDLTKLPVKIPEE
- a CDS encoding LysR substrate-binding domain-containing protein; translation: MNQATLHQLKVFEAAARHSSFTRAAEELFLTQPTVSMQIKQLTKSVGLPLFEQVGKRLYLTEAGRELFATCRQIFENIAQFEMKVADLKGLKQGKLRLAVITTAKYLVPRLLGPFCQLYPGIDISLQVTNHEGILERMMNNLDDLYVMSQVPENLDVNCQPFLDNPLVVFAPINHPLTKEQNIPIQRLANEPFIMREPGSGTRRAVQSLLEKHGVAVKVKLELGSNEAIKQAIAGGLGISVLSRHTLITETSDLSILDVQHFPIKRTWYMVHPSGKQLSIVARTYYEYLLDAAKKFVEQNTAFAWGTFEQDQG